Proteins encoded together in one Bacteroides ovatus window:
- a CDS encoding putative porin, whose protein sequence is MRRILLLYILLSVIGLTTVHAQFDNGRQRVDENGYDQYGNQVDPAMIPDRLDSANVEVQGLPPKLYMWRIKNQLGDRTIIPADTAFHHFQNSNLTEGLTGHYNYLANMGSPRMSRIFFDRRDPEPTIFMEPFSSFFIRPTEFNFTNSNVPYTNLTYHKAGNKVNGEERFKSYFSVNVNKKLAFGFNVDYLYGRGYYNNQNTAYFNAAVFGSYIGDKYQMQAIYSNNYLKTNENGGIEDDRYITAPEEMAQGQREYESTNIPTVLSATTNRNHDFYVFLTQRYNLGFSRDIPQAENDTTPVKQEFVPVTSFIHTIQVERARHSFNSNDDMREKNYYQNTYFDTDNPNVRDSTTYVGIKNTIGIALLEGFNKYAKAGLTAFASYKISKYTLMNMEGNPLPDKYNENEIFVGGELSKREGNVLHYHAIGEVGLAGKAIGQFNVKGDIDLNFPLWKDTVSLIARGEVSNKLAPFYMRHYHSKHFMWDDDMDKEFRTRIEGELSIARWRTRLKAGVENIKNYTYFNQEAKPEQNSGSIQVLSASLNQDFKLGIFHLDNEVTWQKSSDQIVLPLPDLSLYHNFYMQFKLAKKVLSVQLGADVRYFSKYNAPAYMPAIQNFHLQPTDDQVQIGGYPIVNVYANLHLKRTRFYVMMYHVNQGMSSPNYFLSPHYPINPRVLKFGLSWNFYD, encoded by the coding sequence ATGAGACGAATCTTACTATTATATATATTACTTTCCGTTATAGGTTTGACGACTGTTCACGCACAGTTCGATAATGGTCGCCAGAGAGTAGACGAAAACGGATACGACCAATACGGAAATCAGGTAGACCCTGCCATGATTCCGGACAGATTGGATAGTGCAAATGTCGAAGTACAGGGCTTGCCTCCAAAGTTGTATATGTGGCGTATCAAGAACCAGTTGGGCGACCGGACTATCATCCCGGCAGATACAGCCTTTCATCATTTCCAGAATTCAAACCTGACTGAAGGACTTACCGGACATTATAATTATCTGGCCAATATGGGTTCTCCCCGTATGTCACGCATCTTCTTTGACCGCCGTGACCCAGAGCCGACTATTTTCATGGAGCCTTTCTCCAGTTTCTTCATTCGTCCTACGGAATTTAATTTCACTAACAGTAACGTACCTTATACGAATCTGACGTATCACAAAGCCGGTAATAAAGTGAATGGGGAAGAGCGTTTCAAATCTTACTTCTCTGTCAATGTAAACAAGAAACTGGCTTTCGGATTTAATGTAGACTACCTATACGGACGAGGATATTACAATAATCAGAATACGGCGTACTTTAATGCAGCAGTTTTCGGTAGCTATATCGGCGACAAATATCAGATGCAGGCTATATACAGCAATAATTACCTGAAAACAAATGAAAACGGAGGTATTGAGGACGACCGCTATATCACTGCACCGGAAGAAATGGCGCAAGGTCAAAGAGAATATGAATCAACCAATATTCCTACCGTACTAAGTGCAACGACCAACCGCAACCATGACTTTTATGTCTTCCTGACCCAACGATATAATCTCGGATTCAGTCGTGACATACCACAGGCTGAAAATGACACCACTCCCGTCAAACAGGAGTTTGTCCCCGTTACCAGTTTTATACACACCATCCAAGTGGAACGGGCACGGCATAGCTTTAATTCTAATGACGACATGCGTGAAAAAAATTATTATCAGAATACTTACTTTGATACGGATAATCCTAATGTCAGAGACAGTACCACCTACGTTGGAATCAAAAACACCATAGGTATTGCGTTACTTGAGGGATTCAATAAATATGCCAAAGCCGGATTGACTGCATTTGCTTCCTATAAAATCAGCAAGTATACACTGATGAATATGGAAGGAAATCCGTTGCCTGATAAATACAACGAAAATGAAATATTTGTTGGAGGCGAATTATCCAAACGTGAAGGGAATGTGCTTCATTACCACGCTATCGGTGAAGTGGGATTGGCAGGAAAAGCAATCGGACAATTCAATGTAAAAGGAGATATTGACCTGAACTTCCCGTTGTGGAAAGACACCGTCAGTCTTATAGCCCGTGGTGAAGTCAGCAATAAACTTGCTCCTTTCTATATGCGCCATTATCATTCCAAGCATTTCATGTGGGACGACGATATGGACAAGGAATTCCGTACCCGTATTGAAGGGGAATTGAGCATTGCACGTTGGAGAACACGTCTGAAAGCAGGAGTTGAAAATATCAAGAACTATACTTACTTCAACCAGGAAGCAAAACCGGAACAGAACAGCGGAAGTATACAGGTATTATCTGCTAGCCTTAATCAGGACTTCAAGCTAGGAATCTTCCATCTGGACAATGAGGTGACCTGGCAGAAATCCAGTGACCAGATTGTACTTCCTTTACCTGATCTCTCGCTATATCATAACTTCTATATGCAGTTCAAACTGGCGAAGAAAGTACTTAGTGTGCAATTGGGAGCCGACGTGCGTTATTTCAGCAAATACAATGCACCTGCCTATATGCCGGCCATTCAGAATTTCCACCTGCAACCGACAGACGATCAGGTACAGATAGGAGGTTATCCGATTGTGAATGTATATGCAAACTTACATTTAAAGCGTACACGTTTCTATGTAATGATGTATCACGTGAACCAGGGCATGAGCAGTCCGAATTACTTTCTGTCTCCTCACTACCCCATCAACCCACGTGTGCTGAAATTCGGTCTTTCATGGAATTTCTATGATTAA
- a CDS encoding 2-oxoacid:acceptor oxidoreductase family protein: MKEEIIIAGFGGQGVLSMGKILAYSGLMEGKEVTWMPAYGPEQRGGTANVTVIVSDDKISSPILSKYDAAIILNQPSLEKFESKVKPGGILIYDGYGIINPPTRKDIKVYRIDAMDAANEMNNAKAFNMIVLGGLLKLRPIVTLENVIKGLKKTLPERHHHLIPMNEEAIKKGMELIREV; encoded by the coding sequence ATGAAAGAAGAAATAATTATAGCAGGATTCGGTGGACAAGGCGTATTGTCTATGGGTAAGATTCTGGCATATTCCGGTTTGATGGAAGGCAAAGAAGTGACCTGGATGCCCGCTTATGGCCCCGAACAACGAGGTGGAACAGCCAACGTTACAGTTATTGTAAGTGATGACAAAATATCCTCACCGATTCTTAGTAAATACGACGCTGCCATCATTCTGAATCAGCCTTCACTCGAAAAGTTTGAAAGCAAAGTGAAACCCGGCGGTATCCTGATTTATGACGGTTACGGAATTATCAACCCTCCTACCCGTAAGGATATTAAGGTATATCGTATCGACGCAATGGATGCAGCCAACGAAATGAATAATGCCAAAGCATTCAACATGATCGTACTTGGCGGATTATTGAAGCTTCGCCCCATCGTAACGTTGGAGAATGTTATCAAAGGACTTAAGAAAACCCTGCCGGAACGTCACCATCACTTGATTCCTATGAACGAGGAAGCTATCAAGAAAGGGATGGAGTTAATCCGTGAGGTTTAA
- a CDS encoding thiamine pyrophosphate-dependent enzyme gives MTKEEIIKPENLVYKKPTLMNDNAMHYCPGCSHGVVHKLIAEVIEEMGMEDKTVGISPVGCAVFAYNYLDIDWQEAAHGRAPAVATAVKRLWPDRLVFTYQGDGDLACIGTAETIHALNRGENITIIFINNAIYGMTGGQMAPTTLVGMKSSTCPYGRDVELHGYPLKITEIAAQLEGTAYVTRQSVQSVPAIRKAKKAIRKAFENSMNGKGSNLVEIVSTCSSGWKMTPEKANKWMEEHMFPFYPLGDLKDKE, from the coding sequence ATGACTAAAGAAGAAATAATCAAACCCGAGAATCTGGTTTACAAAAAACCGACTCTGATGAACGATAACGCCATGCACTACTGCCCGGGTTGCAGTCACGGTGTGGTACACAAACTCATTGCCGAAGTCATTGAGGAAATGGGTATGGAAGATAAAACTGTGGGAATCTCTCCGGTGGGATGTGCAGTGTTTGCCTACAACTATCTCGATATTGACTGGCAGGAAGCAGCACACGGACGTGCTCCTGCTGTGGCGACTGCTGTGAAACGCCTGTGGCCGGACCGCCTTGTTTTCACTTATCAGGGCGACGGTGACTTGGCTTGTATCGGTACAGCCGAAACAATCCACGCTTTGAACCGTGGTGAGAATATCACGATTATCTTTATCAATAATGCGATCTATGGTATGACAGGCGGCCAGATGGCTCCGACTACACTAGTAGGCATGAAGAGTTCGACTTGTCCTTACGGACGTGACGTTGAACTTCACGGTTACCCATTGAAGATTACTGAAATCGCAGCCCAACTGGAAGGAACTGCTTACGTAACCCGTCAGTCCGTACAATCCGTACCGGCTATCCGCAAGGCTAAGAAGGCAATCCGCAAGGCTTTTGAGAACTCCATGAACGGTAAAGGTTCCAATTTGGTAGAAATCGTTTCCACTTGTAGTTCAGGCTGGAAGATGACTCCGGAGAAGGCGAACAAATGGATGGAAGAACACATGTTCCCATTCTATCCACTGGGTGATTTAAAAGATAAAGAATAA
- a CDS encoding 3-methyl-2-oxobutanoate dehydrogenase subunit VorB — translation MAEEVVLMKGNEAIAHAAIRCGADGYFGYPITPQSEVLETLAELKPWETTGMVVLQAESEVAAINMVYGGAGSGKKVMTSSSSPGVSLKQEGISYLAGAELPCLIVNVMRGGPGLGTIQPSQADYFQTVKGGGHGDYKLIALAPASVQEMADFVALGFELAFKYRNPAIILADGVIGQMMEKVVLPAQKPRRTEAEVIEQCPWAATGKAKDRKPNIITSLELKPEAMEINNLRFQAKYREIEENEVRFEEINCEDAEYLIIAFGSMARIGQKAMELAREKGIKVGILRPITLWPFPTKAIAAYADKVKGMLVTELNAGQMIEDVRLAVNGKVKVEHFGRLGGIVPDPDEIVTALKEKIIK, via the coding sequence ATGGCAGAAGAAGTTGTATTAATGAAAGGAAACGAAGCCATCGCCCACGCAGCTATCCGTTGCGGTGCCGACGGTTACTTCGGTTATCCTATTACTCCCCAATCGGAAGTGTTGGAAACGCTTGCCGAACTGAAACCGTGGGAAACAACCGGCATGGTAGTACTCCAGGCGGAAAGTGAAGTGGCAGCTATCAATATGGTATATGGAGGTGCAGGTAGCGGAAAGAAGGTAATGACCTCCTCTTCAAGTCCGGGCGTGAGCTTGAAACAAGAGGGAATCTCTTATTTGGCCGGTGCCGAACTTCCTTGTCTGATTGTGAATGTAATGCGTGGCGGTCCCGGATTGGGAACTATCCAACCCAGCCAGGCTGACTACTTCCAGACAGTAAAAGGTGGTGGTCATGGAGACTACAAACTGATTGCCCTCGCTCCGGCATCCGTACAAGAAATGGCGGATTTCGTAGCATTAGGATTCGAACTGGCCTTCAAATACCGTAATCCGGCTATTATCCTTGCCGACGGTGTGATCGGTCAGATGATGGAAAAGGTTGTTCTTCCTGCACAAAAGCCACGCCGCACGGAAGCAGAAGTAATTGAACAATGTCCATGGGCTGCTACCGGAAAAGCAAAAGACCGCAAACCGAATATTATCACTTCCCTCGAATTGAAACCGGAAGCCATGGAAATCAACAACCTCCGTTTTCAAGCTAAATATCGTGAAATTGAAGAAAATGAAGTACGCTTCGAAGAGATCAACTGCGAAGATGCAGAGTATTTGATTATCGCTTTCGGTTCAATGGCACGCATTGGCCAGAAAGCAATGGAACTAGCCCGTGAAAAAGGAATTAAAGTAGGTATCCTTCGCCCGATTACACTGTGGCCGTTCCCAACCAAAGCGATTGCTGCATACGCTGATAAAGTAAAAGGTATGCTCGTTACGGAACTAAATGCCGGACAGATGATTGAAGATGTCCGTCTCGCTGTTAACGGTAAAGTAAAGGTAGAACATTTCGGACGTCTAGGTGGCATCGTTCCCGATCCGGATGAAATTGTAACTGCCTTGAAAGAAAAAATAATCAAATAA
- a CDS encoding ferredoxin family protein, with protein MAKIKGAIVVDTERCKGCNLCVVACPLDVIALNKEVNMKGYNYAWQVKEDTCNGCSSCATVCPDGCISVYKVKVE; from the coding sequence ATGGCAAAAATCAAAGGAGCAATCGTAGTCGACACGGAGCGTTGCAAAGGATGCAACCTGTGTGTAGTGGCGTGTCCGCTCGATGTAATCGCCCTCAATAAAGAGGTAAACATGAAAGGCTATAACTATGCCTGGCAAGTGAAGGAAGATACCTGTAACGGATGCAGCTCGTGTGCAACGGTTTGTCCGGACGGATGTATTTCAGTGTATAAAGTAAAAGTAGAATAA
- a CDS encoding tetratricopeptide repeat protein, whose protein sequence is MEQIDNLKELINQGDVDTAIKQLDQLLQDSSVEKEKDTLYYLRGNAYRKKGDWKQALDNYQYAIEINPDSPAVQARKMVIDILNFYHKDMFNQ, encoded by the coding sequence ATGGAGCAAATAGACAACCTAAAAGAGCTTATCAATCAGGGGGATGTGGACACAGCGATTAAGCAATTGGACCAGCTTCTCCAGGACAGTTCTGTCGAAAAAGAGAAAGATACTCTTTACTATTTACGGGGAAATGCCTACCGAAAGAAAGGAGATTGGAAGCAGGCACTGGACAACTACCAGTATGCCATCGAGATCAATCCGGACAGTCCTGCCGTTCAGGCCAGGAAGATGGTAATAGATATCCTCAACTTCTACCACAAGGATATGTTCAATCAATAA
- a CDS encoding RNA polymerase sigma-70 factor — MKDEHVNDINNYQKLYMQYAPMLLRFAGKFISPFFAEDIVHDVFLKIWDKQVFLLSESEVKNILFVAVRNACIDHLRRISLEQEFADKRAIQLKLDELSFYDGADELFMRKDLMAHVMAKINELPEKRREIFLLSYMEGLKAAEIAERLNLSTRTVENQLYRTLLFLRKELQTAFVYLFMFV; from the coding sequence ATGAAAGATGAACATGTGAATGATATAAATAATTATCAGAAACTGTATATGCAATATGCACCTATGTTGTTGCGTTTTGCCGGAAAGTTTATTTCTCCTTTCTTTGCGGAAGATATTGTCCATGATGTATTTCTTAAAATATGGGACAAACAAGTGTTTCTGTTATCAGAATCAGAGGTTAAAAATATATTGTTTGTTGCTGTCCGAAATGCTTGTATAGATCATTTGCGTCGTATTAGTTTGGAACAGGAATTTGCCGATAAGCGTGCTATCCAGCTCAAATTAGATGAGTTGAGTTTTTATGACGGTGCTGATGAATTGTTTATGAGGAAAGACTTAATGGCACATGTGATGGCAAAAATAAATGAACTGCCCGAAAAGAGACGTGAAATCTTCCTGTTATCTTATATGGAAGGGCTTAAAGCGGCGGAAATTGCCGAGAGATTAAACTTATCCACCCGGACAGTGGAAAACCAATTATACAGAACCTTACTTTTCTTACGGAAAGAGCTTCAGACTGCTTTCGTTTATTTATTCATGTTCGTTTAG
- a CDS encoding FecR family protein — MESMTSDLIIGFLKGSLNEKEINQFYDWVNETPENKQIFFEAKMVYDACLSKGSNIDMDKSWQRLLEKKQKQAPRKIYTLFRKVQAYAAVAVIAVAFTSVLFWWLGDTSSVPVARYVGGDGIVADKVVLPDGTEISMGSQTNFRYDPQYGKDKRVVYLEGEAFFNVAKQKDKPFIVVVNGQEIEALGTKFNVDAYPSDSVVTTTLLEGSIRLVSERVSSSTVLTPNQQYIYHKNKGTYKVAQVDAALYTSWISGYYYFHEENLEGILARLGNIYGVSFRIQSDKLKERRFTGTFYRGQSIKDILDIINISIPIRYSINNRQVTIN; from the coding sequence ATGGAAAGCATGACTTCAGATTTAATAATAGGATTTTTGAAAGGCTCGTTGAATGAGAAAGAGATCAATCAGTTTTATGATTGGGTGAATGAAACGCCTGAAAATAAACAGATCTTTTTTGAGGCAAAGATGGTCTATGACGCTTGCTTGTCTAAAGGAAGTAATATTGATATGGATAAGAGCTGGCAGCGGTTACTGGAAAAGAAACAGAAACAGGCGCCGAGGAAAATATACACTCTCTTCCGAAAAGTTCAGGCTTATGCAGCGGTGGCGGTGATAGCTGTTGCTTTTACTTCCGTTCTCTTTTGGTGGTTGGGTGATACTTCTTCCGTACCTGTTGCCCGATATGTTGGTGGCGATGGAATCGTAGCCGATAAAGTTGTTTTGCCCGACGGCACAGAAATCAGCATGGGTAGTCAGACTAATTTCCGCTATGATCCGCAATATGGAAAAGATAAGCGTGTTGTTTATCTGGAAGGAGAAGCCTTCTTTAATGTAGCCAAGCAGAAAGACAAGCCTTTTATCGTAGTTGTGAACGGGCAGGAAATAGAAGCTTTAGGGACGAAATTTAATGTTGACGCTTATCCGTCTGATTCCGTGGTAACCACCACATTATTGGAAGGTTCCATTCGTTTGGTTAGTGAGAGGGTCAGTTCTTCAACCGTTTTAACTCCGAATCAACAATATATATATCACAAAAACAAAGGTACTTATAAAGTGGCTCAAGTAGATGCGGCTCTTTACACCTCATGGATTTCCGGTTATTACTATTTCCATGAAGAGAATTTAGAGGGTATATTAGCCCGATTGGGAAATATATACGGTGTCAGTTTCCGGATACAGTCTGATAAGTTGAAAGAACGCCGATTTACCGGAACTTTCTATCGGGGGCAAAGCATCAAAGACATTTTGGACATAATTAATATTTCAATCCCTATTCGATACAGTATTAATAATCGGCAAGTGACAATTAATTGA
- a CDS encoding TonB-dependent receptor — translation MVEKQTNYLFFYDSDEINKQQRITINQTNSSLKDVLDAVASKTNLSYTIKGRHIILAKKPNVSSANKDGRASGSEKKITGIVKDEADLPVVGANVIVPQTKKGVITDMNGNFSLEVVAGDEVEISYLGYTTQKIKISAQSFLNVVLREDAKSLNEVVVVGYGSVKKSDLTGSVASVSNTTLLRGGKTNSAGALQGELSGVTITRSNNKPGGGYDIKIRGINSITASSSPLIVIDGVPGGNLDFVNPDDIEKIDVLKDASATAIYGSSGANGVIIVTTKRGQTGKPKISYNGYVGVRSYTNLPDMMSGDEYVQLAREATRGGSPNYIYKRDEQIFTDPSELQAVKEGKYFDWLDAVSSPAFMTNHSLSAIGGTEAVKYGFSGGYYFEDGMIQPQEYTRYNLRSVIDITINKHVSFGGSMYAVHSIREKGNWDLLRDVFRMRPTQHPNSLVTGEEIWKYSGNNLFNPLVTSKNQRSQVKSLNLQSNIYLKITPIENLELTSSFSPYFTQTSMGDYIGVWTKAQQGTAKGAKANATKDNSLSWIWDNIVNYTWKKSVHSITATGVFSAQKYQYDRLYGASKDLSFNSLWYNLNGGAIESLSSNFSQWTMMSYVGRINYGLMDRYLLTASLRYDGSSRLSEGNKWALFPSAAIAWRITEEDFAKNLDWLSNLKLRFSYGQAGNTNSVSPYASEGTISGSVYYPFGTSTSVGNLPANIANPMLTWERTSEYNVGLDFGFLNQRISGNIEYYNRTTNDLLMKRNIPVHLGYSSVTSNVGSVRNSGFELQLNTANIMTKNFAWNTTINLAYNKNEIVSLADEEDLSNYSIHLQGMRGRYSDKRFIGKPVDTNWTQNTIGVWQLGEEEEAAKYGCVPGNFKIKDYNNDGKLTDDDYIIDGKRTPDWTGGMTNMFKIYDFDFSFHMYFQAGATQYDRFFENFALEWNSQNFNNLRTNYWTPENPSNTMGRPSQMGSRGNIAYERTDFLKVSYITLGYTLNKRLMSKWGLDNARIYVTVQNPFILTKFRGLDPEQPDLTNIGDTDGMTMNALLGVNISF, via the coding sequence ATGGTAGAAAAGCAGACCAACTATTTGTTTTTCTATGATTCGGACGAAATCAACAAGCAACAACGAATCACAATTAATCAAACGAACAGTTCCTTGAAAGATGTCCTGGATGCGGTTGCTAGTAAGACCAACTTGTCATATACCATTAAAGGACGTCATATCATTTTGGCTAAAAAGCCTAACGTCTCTTCTGCAAACAAAGACGGACGCGCAAGCGGTTCGGAGAAGAAGATAACAGGTATCGTGAAAGATGAAGCAGACCTTCCTGTGGTGGGTGCTAATGTGATTGTTCCCCAAACAAAAAAGGGAGTGATAACGGATATGAACGGTAATTTTTCTTTGGAAGTAGTAGCAGGCGATGAAGTTGAAATCTCTTATCTTGGTTACACGACACAAAAAATAAAAATATCCGCTCAAAGCTTTCTGAATGTTGTATTGCGTGAAGATGCGAAGTCATTGAACGAAGTAGTGGTGGTAGGTTACGGCTCTGTGAAGAAGTCCGACCTGACTGGTTCTGTCGCTTCTGTCTCCAATACAACTCTGCTTAGAGGTGGAAAAACGAACTCTGCAGGTGCGTTGCAAGGAGAGTTGTCCGGTGTGACCATCACACGTTCGAATAACAAACCGGGTGGAGGGTATGATATAAAGATTCGTGGTATCAACTCTATCACTGCCTCTTCGTCTCCTTTGATTGTCATTGACGGAGTTCCCGGCGGTAATCTGGATTTTGTCAATCCGGACGATATTGAAAAGATTGACGTCCTGAAGGATGCTTCGGCAACAGCTATTTATGGTTCCAGTGGTGCAAACGGTGTAATCATTGTAACGACCAAAAGAGGACAGACTGGTAAGCCGAAAATTTCCTATAACGGTTATGTTGGTGTGAGATCTTATACAAACTTGCCCGACATGATGTCCGGTGACGAATATGTGCAGTTGGCAAGAGAGGCTACCCGTGGCGGATCGCCCAACTATATTTATAAGAGAGACGAGCAAATTTTTACCGACCCGTCCGAATTGCAGGCAGTGAAAGAAGGTAAGTATTTCGATTGGTTGGATGCTGTGTCCAGTCCTGCCTTTATGACAAACCATAGCTTGTCGGCGATTGGTGGCACGGAAGCTGTGAAATACGGTTTCTCTGGCGGCTATTATTTCGAAGATGGTATGATTCAGCCGCAAGAATATACACGCTACAACTTGCGTTCGGTAATAGATATCACTATTAATAAGCATGTTTCTTTCGGAGGAAGTATGTATGCGGTTCACAGTATTCGTGAAAAAGGTAACTGGGACTTGTTGCGTGATGTGTTCCGTATGCGTCCTACTCAACATCCCAATAGCCTGGTGACAGGTGAGGAGATATGGAAATATTCCGGCAATAATCTTTTCAATCCGTTGGTTACTTCCAAAAATCAGCGCTCGCAAGTGAAGAGCCTCAACCTGCAAAGCAATATTTATCTTAAAATAACACCTATTGAAAATTTAGAGCTTACTTCTTCATTTTCTCCCTACTTTACACAGACTTCCATGGGGGATTATATCGGAGTGTGGACAAAGGCACAGCAGGGAACTGCCAAAGGTGCTAAGGCGAATGCGACAAAAGATAATTCATTGAGTTGGATTTGGGATAACATTGTAAACTATACTTGGAAGAAGTCCGTTCATTCTATTACTGCGACCGGAGTGTTCTCCGCTCAAAAATATCAGTACGACAGATTGTATGGTGCAAGCAAAGATTTGTCTTTCAATTCACTTTGGTATAACCTGAATGGGGGAGCTATCGAGAGCTTGAGCTCCAATTTCAGCCAGTGGACGATGATGTCTTATGTAGGTAGAATCAACTATGGGCTGATGGATAGATATTTGCTTACGGCTAGCTTACGTTATGATGGTTCTTCACGTTTGTCCGAAGGAAATAAATGGGCGCTTTTCCCTTCCGCAGCTATTGCGTGGAGAATCACTGAAGAAGACTTTGCCAAGAATCTGGATTGGTTGTCTAACCTGAAACTGCGTTTCAGTTATGGTCAGGCGGGTAATACCAACTCTGTGTCCCCTTATGCATCCGAAGGTACCATTTCGGGGTCTGTATATTATCCGTTCGGAACGTCTACTTCCGTGGGAAATCTTCCTGCCAACATTGCCAATCCGATGCTGACTTGGGAGCGTACTTCAGAATATAACGTAGGTCTTGATTTCGGTTTCTTAAACCAACGAATTTCGGGTAACATTGAGTACTACAATCGTACTACCAATGACCTGTTGATGAAACGTAATATTCCTGTTCATTTGGGTTATTCGTCGGTTACTTCGAATGTAGGTTCCGTAAGAAACAGCGGATTTGAGTTGCAGTTGAATACCGCGAATATCATGACCAAGAACTTTGCCTGGAATACGACCATCAACCTGGCTTACAACAAAAACGAAATCGTAAGTCTGGCTGACGAAGAAGATCTTAGCAATTATTCCATTCATCTGCAAGGCATGAGAGGACGCTATTCTGACAAGCGTTTTATTGGTAAACCGGTAGATACGAACTGGACTCAAAATACAATTGGCGTATGGCAGTTGGGAGAAGAAGAAGAGGCTGCAAAATATGGTTGTGTACCGGGAAACTTCAAGATTAAAGACTATAACAATGACGGCAAGCTGACGGACGATGACTATATCATTGACGGCAAGAGAACACCGGACTGGACAGGAGGTATGACAAATATGTTCAAAATCTATGATTTCGACTTTTCATTCCACATGTATTTCCAGGCGGGAGCCACACAGTACGACCGTTTCTTTGAGAACTTCGCATTAGAATGGAACAGCCAGAACTTCAACAATCTGCGGACTAATTATTGGACGCCGGAGAATCCTTCGAATACCATGGGACGTCCCTCACAAATGGGTTCCAGAGGTAATATCGCCTATGAAAGAACAGACTTCCTGAAAGTTTCCTATATCACGTTGGGATATACTTTAAACAAGAGACTGATGTCAAAATGGGGACTGGATAACGCCCGCATCTATGTGACTGTACAGAATCCTTTCATTCTTACGAAGTTCAGAGGTCTTGATCCCGAACAGCCTGATCTTACTAACATTGGAGATACGGACGGTATGACTATGAATGCTTTACTTGGTGTTAATATTTCATTTTAA